One Anolis carolinensis isolate JA03-04 chromosome 4, rAnoCar3.1.pri, whole genome shotgun sequence DNA window includes the following coding sequences:
- the cimap2 gene encoding ciliary microtubule-associated protein 2 — MEPKGFFGAPFGSQAARFDVSAIYPNYKRPSTFLQAPYSRIVCSELNRKLGPGTYSVDYGDFNSATSFQKRSSSSSWAKSQEAARLTQMPHFQFKEICRREKLLKQKMGPGMYNFEDFLELQEKRPRSIRGICDTGEVRFKDRIRECYPGPGTYGNPYESLQEKRPMSALGIMDSQTTKYFSFPSTGSGLGPGTYDTKSGIDEMLKRMVSKKGPYEIFTGDRSKPIKCGHYATDKKSIELSHSKVRSFLEEMMTKEKRKHGVFGNLARFPKYPSERIFWSTIGLGPTEKFTAGPGSYDILPIKRKEFENQPPFWIGAKRFDKKACRAFFGSANPVGVGRYNTIKHEKYPKKIRYRSLYMNETKRYLSNLERDKCLQERITPLTKSHWNNPV, encoded by the exons ATGGAACCAAAGGGCTTCTTCGGAGCCCCATTTGGGAGTCAAGCAGCCAG ATTTGATGTGTCAGCAATTTATCCAAATTACAAGAGGCCAAGTACTTTCCTGCAAGCCCCGTATTCCAGGATAGTCTGTTCAGAATTG AACCGAAAGTTAGGACCAGGAACCTACAGTGTTGACTATGGAGACTTCAATTCTGCTACCTCGTTTCAGAAGAGGTCATCCAGCTCTAGCTGGGCCAAATCCCAGGAGGCAGCAAGACTCACTCAAATGCCCCATTTTCAATTCAAGGAAATATGCCGCAGAGAAAAACTTCTG AAACAAAAAATGGGGCCAGGAATGTACAACTTCGAAGATTTTCTGGAACTGCAAGAGAAGCGTCCTCGCAGTATTAGAGGGATATGCGACACTGGAGAAGTGAGATTTAAAGACCGCATCCGG GAATGTTACCCTGGTCCAGGGACATATGGGAATCCTTATGAGAGCCTGCAAGAAAAACGCCCTATGTCTGCACTCGGAATCATGGACAGCCAAACTACAAAATATTTCTCTTTTCCTAGTACA GGGAGTGGCTTGGGACCCGGCACCTACGATACCAAAAGCGGGATAGACGAAATGCTGAAACGCATGGTCAGCAAGAAAGGCCCTTATGAAATATTCACAGGAGACAGGTCAAAGCCTATTAAGTGTGGACACTATGCTACTGAT AAAAAATCCATTGAGCTGAGTCACAGCAAAGTGAGGAGCTTCCTGGAAGAAATGATGaccaaagaaaaaaggaaacacgGGGTTTTTGGCAATCTTGCTCGATTTCCGAAATATCCATCTGAACGGATCTTCTGGTCTACTATTGGCCTGGGCCCAACTGAAAAA TTCACAGCTGGTCCAGGCTCATATGACATACTGCCTATTAAGAGAAAAGAATTTGAAAACCAACCACCATTCTGGATTGGTGCGAAGAGATTTGACAAGAAAGCATGCCGTGCCTTCTTTGGAAGTGCT AACCCAGTTGGAGTTGGTCGCTACAATACCATCAAACATGAGAAGTATCCAAAGAAGATCAGATATCGTTCACTTTATATGAACGAAACAAAGCGTTATCTTAGTAATCTAGAGAGGGACAAGTGCTTGCA GGAACGGATCACTCCTCTCACTAAAAGCCACTGGAACAATCCAGTTTAA